The following proteins come from a genomic window of Triticum aestivum cultivar Chinese Spring chromosome 6A, IWGSC CS RefSeq v2.1, whole genome shotgun sequence:
- the LOC123128838 gene encoding putative F-box/FBD/LRR-repeat protein At5g56810 translates to MVSPLPSLQPPPAPREQGHGRLALRRGDGSRRAVDPHPPCLRPRPSRRPFFLCSGARLPTPTPRKRGLPVGRSLVACTRPARVEREVGEGFVGGHAAGGGLRICQHPVTESSSCSPSSPRLPATGASDCHESIARHLFDGMLEMAAASDSDPFGDLPDELLWRVLSFLSVEDALQTCVLNTRWRDLWRRLTSLLFVFNGPTFPRYNRFKQLVKLVICLRGDSPLIRCEIDACPDDEPENTFTNTRLLIDYALACKAEELVVRAAHIQYALPVFDVPLSLISQHLKTLHLEGVNLNHSALKFSGCLVLEDLRIQLCNIRACEISSMSLKRLCIADYCSLPDIVRLRICAPGLISLQLEDFEGLTPFLENMPLLETAHVNLEDGCHDHCRSNQGVCDNIVCGCHAYPVKEGVLLNGLSNAAKLDLIALPKMMGFEMVPRLWQIKDSVTQ, encoded by the exons ATggtctctcccctcccctccctgcaGCCGCCGCCCGCCCCGCGCGAGCAGGGTCACGGCCGATTAGCGCTGCGTCGAGGCGACGGGTCGAGGCGCGCCGTCGACCCCCATCCCCCGTGCCTGCGACCGCGTCCCAGCCGCCgccccttcttcctctgctccggtgCTCGCCTTCCAACTCCGACGCCAAGGAAGAGAGGGCTTCCCGTCGGCCGCTCGCTCGTAGCCTGTACCCGTCCAGCGCGCGTGGAGAGGGAAGTTGGCGAGGGTTTCGTCGGCGGGCACGCGGCGGGCGGAGGACTTCGGATCTGCCAGCACCCAGTAACGGAGTcctcctcctgctctccctctTCCCCGCGGCTGCCGGCGACGGGCGCTTCCGACTGTCACGAATCGAT TGCCCGCCACCTGTTCGACGGAATGCTCGAGATGGCTGCGGCGAGTGACAGTGACCCTTTTGGAGACCTCCCTGACGAGCTTCTATGGCGTGTGCTGTCCTTCCTGTCGGTGGAGGATGCCCTGCAGACCTGTGTGCTCAACACCCGATGGCGCGATCTCTGGAGGCGCTTGACCAGTTTGTTGTTCGTCTTTAATGGGCCAACATTTCCGCGATACAACCGTTTCAAACAGTTGGTGAAGCTGGTCATCTGTCTCCGTGGGGACTCGCCTCTCATCAGGTGCGAGATCGATGCCTGTCCTGACGATGAGCCTGAGAACACGTTCACAAACACCAGGCTGTTGATTGACTACGCTCTGGCATGCAAAGCTGAGGAACTCGTAGTAAGAGCAGCTCACATTCAGTACGCCCTACCAGTGTTTGATGTGCCTCTGAGTCTCATTTCCCAACACTTGAAGACCCTGCACCTTGAAGGGGTCAACCTCAACCACTCTGCTTTGAAGTTCTCAGGCTGCCTGGTGTTAGAGGATCTAAGGATTCAACTTTGCAACATTCGTGCATGTGAGATATCATCCATGTCACTAAAGCGCCTGTGCATAGCCGACTACTGTTCTCTACCTGACATTGTGcgccttcggatttgtgccccGGGTCTTATCTCACTTCAGCTAGAGGATTTTGAAGGCCTGACACCTTTCCTTGAAAACATGCCATTGCTAGAAACAGCCCATGTTAACCTTGAAGATGGATGCCATGATCACTGTCGCAGTAATCAGGGGGTTTGTGATAATATTGTCTGTGGTTGTCATGCTTATCCTGTCAAGGAGGGGGTGCTTCTCAATGGTTTGTCCAATGCTGCCAAGTTGGACTTGATAGCTTTACCTAAAATG ATGGGATTTGAAATGGTGCCCCGTCTTTGGCAAATTAAAGACTCTGTTACTCAATGA
- the LOC123131240 gene encoding flavonoid 3',5'-hydroxylase 1-like, whose product MESGSATTIAMFQELLVLAIMYVVLHYLTRTILRTKRASPLPLPPGPRGYPVVGALPLLGRAPHRALAALARLHGPIMHLTLGRQGVVVASTPDAARLFLRDHGGSFLDRPADDVAPTVLAYGAQDLVFAPYGPRWRRLRRECSLGLLGPQAVADWADARRQEVGRMVRAMSRRGGAVEVPEFLFCAMANIIGQAVVGRRVLDEAGDEEAREFKEMVVELMTTAGLVNLGDFLPAVAWMDLQGLGRRMRRLSARLDRVWSRLLSEHEAAVADSDRQHGRQPDLVDRLIACRGDARAGEDGVTDLNIKALLNNLFTAGTDTSSSTIEWALAEMLANPAILRRAQAETDAVVGRHRFLQESDVPRLPYLHAICKETFRLHPSTPLSLPRVSTEPCTVQGYHVPEGTRLLVNIWAIGRDPAVWPEPARFDPGRFMTEEGRKVEPLGSHFELIPFGAGRRICAGARMGVTLVHHMLGALVHAFDWEVPEGGTAGMDMDEEFGLALQKKVPLRAVVCPRLAPGAYQ is encoded by the exons ATGGAGTCGGGCAGTGCTACTACCATCGCCATGTTTCAAGAGCTCCTAGTCCTAGCGATCATGTACGTTGTCCTCCACTACCTCACGCGCACCATCCTCCGGACCAAGCGTGCGTCGCCGCTGCCACTGCCTCCCGGCCCGCGGGGCTACCCGGTGGTTGGCGCGCTGCCGCTGCTGGGCCGGGCGCCGCACCGGGCGCTCGCCGCTCTGGCGAGGCTGCACGGCCCGATCATGCACCTGACCCTCGGCAGGCAGGGCGTCGTGGTGGCCTCCACGCCGGACGCGGCGCGCCTCTTCCTCAGGGACCACGGCGGCAGCTTCCTCGACCGGCCCGCGGACGACGTGGCGCCCACGGTGCTGGCGTACGGCGCCCAGGACCTCGTCTTCGCCCCCTACGGCCCCAGGTGGCGCCGCCTGCGCCGGGAGTGCAGCCTCGGCCTGCTCGGCCCCCAGGCGGTCGCCGACTGGGCGGACGCGCGCCGCCAGGAGGTCGGCCGCATGGTCCGCGCGATGAGCCGGCGTGGCGGAGCGGTGGAGGTGCCGGAGTTCCTGTTCTGCGCGATGGCCAACATCATCGGGCAGGCGGTGGTGGGCCGGCGAGTGCTGGACGAGGCCGGGGACGAGGAGGCGAGGGAGTTCAAGGAGATGGTGGTGGAGCTGATGACCACTGCCGGGCTGGTGAACCTCGGCGACTTCCTGCCGGCCGTGGCGTGGATGGACCTGCAGGGGCTCGGCCGGAGGATGCGCCGGCTGTCGGCGAGGCTTGACAGGGTCTGGAGCCGGCTGCTGTCCGAACATGAGGCAGCCGTGGCCGACAGTGACAGGCAGCACGGCCGCCAGCCGGACCTTGTCGACCGGCTGATCGCGTGTCGTGGCGATGCCCGTGCCGGGGAGGACGGCGTCACTGACCTCAACATCAAAGCTCTACTCAAC aacCTGTTCACGGCGGGGACGGACACGTCGTCGAGCACGATCGAGTGGGCGCTGGCGGAGATGCTGGCGAACCCGGCGATCCTCCGACGAGCACAGGCGGAGACGGACGCCGTGGTGGGCCGACACCGCTTCCTCCAAGAATCCGACGTCCCGCGCCTCCCCTACCTCCACGCCATCTGCAAGGAGACGTTCCGCCTGCACCCCTCGACGCCGCTCAGCCTGCCCCGCGTCTCCACCGAGCCATGCACGGTGCAGGGGTACCACGTCCCGGAGGGCACGAGGCTGCTCGTCAACATCTGGGCCATCGGCCGGGACCCGGCGGTGTGGCCGGAGCCTGCGAGGTTCGACCCGGGGAGGTTCATGACGGAGGAGGGGAGGAAGGTGGAGCCCCTGGGGAGCCACTTCGAGCTCATCCCGTTCGGCGCCGGCAGGAGGATCTGCGCGGGCGCGCGCATGGGGGTGACCCTGGTGCACCACATGCTGGGCGCGCTGGTGCACGCCTTCGACTGGGAGGTGCCGGAGGGTGGCACCGCCGGGATGGACATGGACGAGGAGTTCGGCCTCGCGCTGCAGAAGAAGGTGCCGCTCAGGGCCGTCGTGTGCCCGCGCCTCGCACCCGGCGCGTACCAGTGA